Below is a window of Stigmatopora nigra isolate UIUO_SnigA chromosome 3, RoL_Snig_1.1, whole genome shotgun sequence DNA.
TGCGTGGGCGTGGCCAGCGAGCGCAGTCGCCGCCCTGGCCGCGCTATAAAACAACTCGGCCACTTTGCAGAGTCCACTCACGGCACGTCAAGGCACGGACAGGTGGCAGACGGAAGGGAAGGGTGGAGATAGAAGGAAGGAGGACTGCACTCTGTTGCACTCTGTTGCACTCCGCTCCACTCCGCTGCACGTTGCTTCGCTCCACACCACTTTACTCTACTCCAGTCCACTTGACTCGGGCGCGGGCACAAGGTCCGAGGCGCACGACTTGGCGGCCATGCGCATGGAGCTGCACAACCTGCTGTACGAGTCGGCGACGGCGATGggtcccgccgccgccgctgggcATTTCCTCCGTAGCACACAAGGCGAGCCGTGCGGCGGGCAAACGGAGATGGACCTCAGCGCTTACGCGGATCCGTCCGCCTtccacgacgacgacgacgacttgTTGGCCGAACTCTTCCAACAACCGTCGCGGATGcgcgctgccgccgccgccgaagaCGATGACGAGTACGAGAGCGCGCACGGCCACGACCACGGAGCCCAGCACCAGCAGCTGTCGACCTACGACAAGACGGACGCTCTCAAGGTGTGTGCGAGCCGTCTAACCAACGCCCGTCCTTTCCTTTCGTCCGCAGAGTTGTGCGTGAGCCCTAACGCCAAGCCAGTGAACAATAATGCCAAGCAAAAGGGCCAAATTCTGAAGGAAAACATTCAAAGTAGAATATCGATGACATAAATTGAACATCAAATGATTCAAAAGTCAAAGCAAAATGTAAACAAGAAAGCCAAGGTGACTATAGAGTCACCAAGGACTAAAAATGGatctcaaaaaaataataaatattgaaaGAAATGACCCTTGGAAAATGCTCGAGTCAATGGAGTACAACTTGAAACAATACAAGTAGACCATAAGACATTAGCAGCAAACTATTTTCCTTCCTTTGAAAGATCTTTTGACACGGTTCACTGCTCATTTTCCAACGGAGGCTTGACTCGTATTTTTCTCTGTCGTTTTACAACTTTGAAGGCGGAGGAGCTCTCCATCAAGCAGGAGCCACGGGAGGAGGACTTTGTGCACGGCGGAGGAGGCAGCTACGGGGGCGGCGTCTACGGCGGAGATGGCTACGGCGGAGGCGGCTACAATTACGGCTATGGCTACGGCTACGGCGTGCCTACGCCTCAGCCAGAGTTCCCCACGGGGCGTCGCGCGCAGGGCTGGACGCGCCTCCGGCCGGCCAGCGGCAAGTCCGGGAAGCGGCTGGACAAGAGCAGCCCCGAGTACCGTCTGAGGCGCGAGCGCAACAACGTGGCGGTGCGCAAGAGTCGCGACAAAGCCAAGATGCGCAACATGGAGACGCAGCAGAAGGTCCTGCAGCTGGGCTCGGACAACGACAGACTCAGGCGCCGAGTGGAGCACCTCAGCCGCGAGTTGGACACCTTGCGTGGCCTCTTTCgccagaaacaacaacaacagcagcaacaacagcagcaaatACATGAGCCCTGTTACGGAGCGCACAGCTGAAGAGCACTGGCGCCAAGGTCTCACGCCGCAATTCTCTCCAAGAGACACCTGTCCTAGGACAAAGGTTTTAGGGACAAAGCAGGACTAAACTCCCATGGACATAATTCAGCTTGTTGTATTAGGACGCCCGAAAAGTGGCCCCAGACTCGGCGGTCCTCGCCGTCGGATGCCGAGGTCTGGCTGCGATCGGCGGGCGGAGCTCCCCGTCGCCACGGTCGCTCCTTTTTGACGTGCCCGGGGCGATCGCCGATGGGATCCCAAAGGAGGAACGGACCTCTGCAAAGCCACGCCtgtgtttttgtcaaaaagtgGACTGGACTTTTGGGCCCCCTGGCCTaaccctcactcactcacctgaGCCGTCCCCTGAGCGGCTTTCCCCACAACCGGCCTCCTGGCCCACGTGTTGAAAAACTGCGGGAATGAAAAGTGCAAAATGCAAAAGTGCCTTGGGGCCGCTTTGATCCCGTCTATTGCATGTGGTTCTTGGATGAGCTTGCTTGACGTCCCAATAAATTCAAAGTGCATTGCATTCTGGAGTGGCCGCCCTTTCCTGACGGATGGCCggtgtgtgcgcgtgtgagGGAGTAAATGTGCCGTGGAACTCGGAAGACATATTCGGTTGAAAGTCAAGTCGTCTATCTCGGAGCGCTCCCGCGTGCCGGCGCCGACGTGGCTTCCTCTTTAGCGTGAAGTTTTTCCAACAGTTAACTGTCCCGCGCGCATGTAAGGACGGACGCGTTGACAGACGCGCGGACGCACGCACAGGCACACTTTCACCCCATTTATTTACAAGCCAGCCCTGGGCAAAAATGCACGTATCCACTCACAGGGGAGGCACACAAAGACACGGGACGCAGATGTTCAGTGAGATAAGACGGGGAAGATGACCAGATCTGATTGACAGCAGAAGGTTTTAAGCCCCCCCTCGccggcacacacacacacacacacacacacacacacacgggcgcACATACACAGGAAGCGTGCGTACCCTGTCACAGCTCACTTCCTCTTTTTGgacttctctctctcctctgcaCGACAAAAACTTCCACCTATTTAGACGTTTAACAGGCAAATACAGCAAGGAGGAGAGACCCGGAAAAAGTGGTGGTGCAAAGCCAGAAAATGggttccctccctccctccctccctccctcgctccCTCCCACGCATGGTACAGCGCTCACCCGAGCACCCGCAGATAAAGCGCACggcacacagacagagagacatagagacagaaagacagacggTGCAACCAACGCATTGAGGCAAAGCCACGCAAGTCGGGAGTACACCGAGCGAGACGCGGCAAATAAACGGTGGCGCACACCGGAGTGCACTTTGAAACGCGCCGTAAAAGAATGCCTGGCTCCAGCCACCCTCTTGGCCTCCCGCAATGGGCCCAAACAGGCGCCTGGCGCTATTTCTTCTCCCTCCTTCCCTCAAATATCCCCCCACCCCCGCCTCTCCCAGGCTCCCCAACGGACAGACACCGCAATACGTATCTACTTGGCGTTTGCGTGCACCTCGGCTTTGGACCAACCGCCATAAACGGCGACTGAAATGAATTGAGGTCATAAAGTCAAAGGTCACCAGGGTCAGAAACACCTTTGTATCGGAGATTGCACATGTTGCTTCGCTGCTTCAAATGTCTTCTAGAGACGCAGGCGACCACTTTGATTCTCTCTCCCGTTCATCTTTGGCCACTTGCGAGCCACTTGCGGTGGATTCTGGATCACTGAGTTCACCGTGGAGTTGGAGGAAGCCATCCCGTCCGGACCCGCTCGCCTGGCGCCAAATAGAACGGGAAAGGGCCCGCGTCCTCTGAAATCTCGGAACGTGCAGCCAATTGCCGGAACCAAAGCAAAGAAAGGCACATTGCACGCGGACACCTTTGCTTCGCACAATCAATCAAGATGGCCGAGTGTTGACGCATCCTGACGCGCTTACTTTTGGAGCAAGCCGACATTGAATTCATGGCTGCCTTAGCGTGCGCACCTTTAGCCGATGATGTAACTTCCTCTTTGCTCAGCGCTCAACGTGCGGCCGACTTCCCGTCGAACCGACGGCTTTCCGGAACGCCGCCACGTAACTCCGCTCGGCGCCACGCAACTCCGCTCGGCGCCACGCCCCTTCCCGGTCCCGACGGTAGGACGGGACGGCGACGACCGACACGCCATCGCTCGGCCGGCCAACGTCTCCTCGCGCGTCACCAGACTCGCCGAGGAAGTGGCGCAAAGAGCTTCCCGTTTTGTCACAGATTGGTCTTTTTGCGCG
It encodes the following:
- the cebpa gene encoding CCAAT/enhancer-binding protein alpha — protein: MRMELHNLLYESATAMGPAAAAGHFLRSTQGEPCGGQTEMDLSAYADPSAFHDDDDDLLAELFQQPSRMRAAAAAEDDDEYESAHGHDHGAQHQQLSTYDKTDALKAEELSIKQEPREEDFVHGGGGSYGGGVYGGDGYGGGGYNYGYGYGYGVPTPQPEFPTGRRAQGWTRLRPASGKSGKRLDKSSPEYRLRRERNNVAVRKSRDKAKMRNMETQQKVLQLGSDNDRLRRRVEHLSRELDTLRGLFRQKQQQQQQQQQQIHEPCYGAHS